The following coding sequences are from one Cenarchaeum symbiosum A window:
- a CDS encoding mevalonate kinase (COG1577), translating to MGSAPAKVVLLGEHFVVHGTGALLCAINKRVRVTADIRGDTIRIRSALGDAVLGPGEALPAGHPLGPLAHLAARAISRFGHKGGLEIAVESEIPPGVGLGSSSACCVAAAGALRGLFADPDRADSMAAALEAERTAFGAASGADSAACTYGGIIEYDSISGHHTVEGPLLRLAVADSGRAHSTAEVVRKVDGFRRDNGAEFADLCKKVSGLIPRARAAIEGGDLEGLGSCMSENQECLDRIGVSDGVLRSMVRAGDGPSYGAKVTGAGDGGCVIALADEECIGRVVESLGAASEGSFAASVDPSGLDTF from the coding sequence GTGGGGTCCGCGCCGGCGAAAGTGGTTCTGCTAGGCGAGCACTTTGTAGTCCATGGGACCGGCGCCCTGCTCTGCGCCATAAACAAGAGGGTCAGGGTTACAGCAGACATACGCGGCGATACCATCAGGATACGGTCGGCCCTCGGGGACGCCGTTCTAGGGCCCGGCGAGGCACTCCCCGCGGGGCACCCGCTTGGCCCGCTGGCGCACTTGGCGGCGCGCGCCATATCCAGGTTCGGGCACAAGGGCGGGCTTGAGATTGCTGTAGAATCAGAGATACCCCCGGGAGTGGGGCTGGGGTCGTCGTCTGCGTGCTGTGTAGCTGCGGCAGGAGCGCTCCGGGGGCTCTTTGCCGACCCCGACAGGGCCGATTCCATGGCGGCCGCTCTAGAGGCGGAGAGGACTGCATTTGGGGCCGCCTCCGGCGCGGACAGCGCTGCTTGCACATACGGGGGGATAATAGAATACGATTCTATCTCGGGCCACCATACAGTGGAGGGCCCTCTGCTCCGGCTGGCGGTCGCAGATTCCGGCAGGGCCCACTCGACTGCGGAAGTGGTCAGAAAGGTGGACGGGTTCCGGCGCGACAACGGTGCAGAGTTTGCCGATCTGTGCAAAAAGGTCTCGGGGCTAATCCCCAGGGCAAGGGCCGCGATAGAGGGGGGAGACCTTGAGGGCCTTGGTTCATGCATGAGCGAGAACCAGGAATGCCTGGATAGGATAGGCGTCTCGGACGGGGTGCTGCGCTCGATGGTAAGGGCGGGCGACGGCCCGAGTTATGGCGCCAAGGTTACGGGGGCGGGCGACGGCGGGTGCGTCATAGCCCTTGCCGATGAAGAGTGCATCGGGCGCGTGGTGGAATCGCTCGGGGCGGCCAGCGAGGGCAGCTTTGCAGCATCTGTCGACCCGTCCGGGCTGGATACTTTTTAA